In Gossypium hirsutum isolate 1008001.06 chromosome D06, Gossypium_hirsutum_v2.1, whole genome shotgun sequence, one genomic interval encodes:
- the LOC107901615 gene encoding PX domain-containing protein EREL1 isoform X4, which translates to MMQRRSPPKHRHDGTSPLPLGMDWSPPPRKWNGRETVWPHDPRTGWSYCVTIPSWVVLPKSRDSDPVVFYRVHVGVQSPDGITTTLGVLRRFNDFLKLFNELKKAYPKKSLPPSPPKGLLRLKSRALLEERRCSLEEWMTKLLSDIDMSRSVSVASFLELEAAARSSFQELNECSSEANIAGNSTISSKVPSSSSISHFAGGSSITSDYGSDTAYETSELGTPRLGRDDSSEIGSGDLTLDEDLTGSIEKLVKYGMSNIDEGLFMGQAILEQLEDFPRHRTLAINMNSTSGKDIYNGNGSSASFITGNGLELFSELEPAKVAGHARKLSTESFGSDVSFLRGSDMSISGIPNSSVNGFVDLPGTSEVLYTRGSLGNSDPQSSGDTKIVLPLDQRHKMNRVLLTMQRKLATAKTDMEDLVARLNQEIAVKGYLTTKVKDLEVELESTKQKSKENLQQAILIERERFTQMQWEMEELRQKSLEMELKLNPNQVMYLTNQLLFILKIYFSLLLPYGAVCTCMIWMISADFSQFKLYGVFFKESDTQPLTHPRRESQN; encoded by the exons ATGATGCAGAGACGGAGTCCACCGAAGCACAGGCACGATGGGACTTCGCCACTGCCTCTCGGGATGGATTGGAGTCCGCCCCCTCGTAAATGG AATGGGAGAGAAACTGTTTGGCCACATGATCCTCGAACTGGATGGAGTTACTGTGTTACAATACCTTCGTGGGTTGTCCTTCCAAAATCAAGAGATTCAGATCCTGTAGTG TTTTACAGGGTACATGTGGGGGTACAATCACCAGATGGTATTACAACTACACTTGGAGTATTGAGaagatttaatgattttttgaagCTATTCAATGAA CTCAAAAAGGCATATCCCAAGAAAAGTCTTCCCCCTTCTCCACCCAAGGGGCTGTTGCGTTTGAAAAGTAGGGCTTTGTTGGAAGAG AGAAGGTGTTCATTGGAGGAGTGGATGACAAAGCTATTGTCTGACATTGACATGTCAAGAAGTGTCTCAGTGGCATCCTTTCTTGAACTAGAAGCTGCTGCGAGGTCTT CATTCCAAGAATTAAACGAATGCTCATCAGAAGCTAATATTGCTGGAAATAGCACAATTTCTTCAAAAGTTCCTTCCAGTTCAAGTATATCTCATTTTGCTGGTGGTTCGTCAATCACATCAGATTATGGTAGTGATACTGCTTATGAGACATCTGAGCTTGGGACACCTAGGTTGGGGAGAGATGACAGTTCTGAAATTGGTTCAGGAGATCTGACACTGGATGAAGATTTAACAGGTTCAATAGAAAAACTTGTGAAGTATGGTATGTCGAATATTGATGAGGGACTATTCATGGGACAGGCAATTTTGGAGCAGCTAGAAGATTTTCCTAGGCATAGAACATTGGCCATAAACATGAATAGTACTTCAGGGAAAGATATTTATAATGGAAACGGGTCCAGTGCTTCATTTATTACCGGTAATGGATTGGAACTCTTTTCTGAGCTAGAGCCGGCTAAAGTGGCTGGTCATGCTCGGAAGTTATCAACTGAAAGTTTTGGAAGTGATGTAAGTTTTCTGAGAGGTAGTGATATGTCCATTTCTGGGATTCCAAATTCATCTGTTAATGGCTTTGTTGACCTTCCTGGAACTTCTGAAGTATTATATACGAGGGGAAGTCTTGGAAACTCAGATCCTCAGTCTTCTGGAGATACAAAAATTGTTCTTCCATTGGATCAGCGTCATAAGATGAATAGGGTTCTTTTAACCATGCAGCGGAAACTAGCCACTGCAAAAACTGACATGGAGGATCTAGTAGCCAGATTAAATCAAGAAATAGCAGTGAAAGGTTATCTTACCACAAAG GTTAAGGATTTGGAAGTGGAACTTGAAAGCACCAaacaaaaaagtaaagaaaacctGCAGCAAGCTATCCTGATTGAGAGAGAAAGGTTTACGCAAATGCAGTGGGAGATGGAAGAACTTCGGCAGAAATCATTGGAAATGGAGTTGAAGTTGAATCCTAATCAGGTAATGTATTTAACTAATCAACTCctttttattcttaaaatttatttttctttgttactGCCATATGGTGCAGTGTGCACGTGCATGATATGGATGATTTCCGCagatttttctcaatttaag TTGTATGGCGTCTTCTTTAAAGAATCTGACACTCAGCCTCTTACACACCCCAGAAGAGAAAGCCAAAACTAA
- the LOC107901615 gene encoding PX domain-containing protein EREL1 isoform X2 encodes MMQRRSPPKHRHDGTSPLPLGMDWSPPPRKWNGRETVWPHDPRTGWSYCVTIPSWVVLPKSRDSDPVVFYRVHVGVQSPDGITTTLGVLRRFNDFLKLFNELKKAYPKKSLPPSPPKGLLRLKSRALLEERRCSLEEWMTKLLSDIDMSRSVSVASFLELEAAARSSFQELNECSSEANIAGNSTISSKVPSSSSISHFAGGSSITSDYGSDTAYETSELGTPRLGRDDSSEIGSGDLTLDEDLTGSIEKLVKYGMSNIDEGLFMGQAILEQLEDFPRHRTLAINMNSTSGKDIYNGNGSSASFITGNGLELFSELEPAKVAGHARKLSTESFGSDVSFLRGSDMSISGIPNSSVNGFVDLPGTSEVLYTRGSLGNSDPQSSGDTKIVLPLDQRHKMNRVLLTMQRKLATAKTDMEDLVARLNQEIAVKGYLTTKVKDLEVELESTKQKSKENLQQAILIERERFTQMQWEMEELRQKSLEMELKLNPNQDEKQITETTNQLAAEEKDAMLQELNATKEQLNSISKRYEELELKSKADIKVLVKEVKSLRKSQKELKQEVGQSLSEKAEAEGQLVQERQIIKHVRNAREKLLNKCRLLHNRLLECSVNLSTDDENLIKDSSFVQEALDLLTTSDNKIILLLDEAQLLAKEEGSATGNDDIQLNNHYDSRTDDELRKIIAGIFTENANLKKQVNSHLRHKLKCDNHVKE; translated from the exons ATGATGCAGAGACGGAGTCCACCGAAGCACAGGCACGATGGGACTTCGCCACTGCCTCTCGGGATGGATTGGAGTCCGCCCCCTCGTAAATGG AATGGGAGAGAAACTGTTTGGCCACATGATCCTCGAACTGGATGGAGTTACTGTGTTACAATACCTTCGTGGGTTGTCCTTCCAAAATCAAGAGATTCAGATCCTGTAGTG TTTTACAGGGTACATGTGGGGGTACAATCACCAGATGGTATTACAACTACACTTGGAGTATTGAGaagatttaatgattttttgaagCTATTCAATGAA CTCAAAAAGGCATATCCCAAGAAAAGTCTTCCCCCTTCTCCACCCAAGGGGCTGTTGCGTTTGAAAAGTAGGGCTTTGTTGGAAGAG AGAAGGTGTTCATTGGAGGAGTGGATGACAAAGCTATTGTCTGACATTGACATGTCAAGAAGTGTCTCAGTGGCATCCTTTCTTGAACTAGAAGCTGCTGCGAGGTCTT CATTCCAAGAATTAAACGAATGCTCATCAGAAGCTAATATTGCTGGAAATAGCACAATTTCTTCAAAAGTTCCTTCCAGTTCAAGTATATCTCATTTTGCTGGTGGTTCGTCAATCACATCAGATTATGGTAGTGATACTGCTTATGAGACATCTGAGCTTGGGACACCTAGGTTGGGGAGAGATGACAGTTCTGAAATTGGTTCAGGAGATCTGACACTGGATGAAGATTTAACAGGTTCAATAGAAAAACTTGTGAAGTATGGTATGTCGAATATTGATGAGGGACTATTCATGGGACAGGCAATTTTGGAGCAGCTAGAAGATTTTCCTAGGCATAGAACATTGGCCATAAACATGAATAGTACTTCAGGGAAAGATATTTATAATGGAAACGGGTCCAGTGCTTCATTTATTACCGGTAATGGATTGGAACTCTTTTCTGAGCTAGAGCCGGCTAAAGTGGCTGGTCATGCTCGGAAGTTATCAACTGAAAGTTTTGGAAGTGATGTAAGTTTTCTGAGAGGTAGTGATATGTCCATTTCTGGGATTCCAAATTCATCTGTTAATGGCTTTGTTGACCTTCCTGGAACTTCTGAAGTATTATATACGAGGGGAAGTCTTGGAAACTCAGATCCTCAGTCTTCTGGAGATACAAAAATTGTTCTTCCATTGGATCAGCGTCATAAGATGAATAGGGTTCTTTTAACCATGCAGCGGAAACTAGCCACTGCAAAAACTGACATGGAGGATCTAGTAGCCAGATTAAATCAAGAAATAGCAGTGAAAGGTTATCTTACCACAAAG GTTAAGGATTTGGAAGTGGAACTTGAAAGCACCAaacaaaaaagtaaagaaaacctGCAGCAAGCTATCCTGATTGAGAGAGAAAGGTTTACGCAAATGCAGTGGGAGATGGAAGAACTTCGGCAGAAATCATTGGAAATGGAGTTGAAGTTGAATCCTAATCAG GATGAGAAGCAAATAACAGAGACAACCAACCAATTGGCTGCTGAGGAGAAAGATGCAATGCTGCAAGAGTTAAATGCTACTAAGGAACAGCTGAACAGTATATCAAAGCGATATGAAGAGCTAGAGCTTAAATCAAAAGCAGATATTAAAGTTCTGGTTAAAGAGGTTAAGTCTCTCAGGAAATCCCAAAAGGAACTGAAGCAGGAGGTTGGTCAGTCACTATCAGAAAAAGCTGAAGCTGAG GGACAACTAGTACAGGAAAGACAAATAATTAAGCATGTAAGAAATGCTAGAGAAAAGCTGCTCAACAAGTGCCGGCTTCTTCACAACCGGCTTCTTGAATGCAGTGTGAATTTGTCTACAGATGATGAAAATTTAATCAAAGATTCTTCCTTTGTTCAAGAAGCACTGGATTTGTTGACTACATCTGATAATAAAATCATTCTCCTACTTGACGAG GCACAACTATTAGCCAAGGAAGAAGGCAGTGCCACTGGCAATGATGATATCCAATTGAACAACCACTACGATAGTAGAACAGATGATGAGCTAAGGAAGATCATAGCAGGCATTTTCACCGAGAATGCTAACTTAAAAAAACAGGTAAATTCTCATCTACGGCATAAACTGAaatgtgataatcatgtcaaagaATAA
- the LOC107901615 gene encoding PX domain-containing protein EREL1 isoform X1 gives MMQRRSPPKHRHDGTSPLPLGMDWSPPPRKWNGRETVWPHDPRTGWSYCVTIPSWVVLPKSRDSDPVVFYRVHVGVQSPDGITTTLGVLRRFNDFLKLFNELKKAYPKKSLPPSPPKGLLRLKSRALLEERRCSLEEWMTKLLSDIDMSRSVSVASFLELEAAARSSFQELNECSSEANIAGNSTISSKVPSSSSISHFAGGSSITSDYGSDTAYETSELGTPRLGRDDSSEIGSGDLTLDEDLTGSIEKLVKYGMSNIDEGLFMGQAILEQLEDFPRHRTLAINMNSTSGKDIYNGNGSSASFITGNGLELFSELEPAKVAGHARKLSTESFGSDVSFLRGSDMSISGIPNSSVNGFVDLPGTSEVLYTRGSLGNSDPQSSGDTKIVLPLDQRHKMNRVLLTMQRKLATAKTDMEDLVARLNQEIAVKGYLTTKVKDLEVELESTKQKSKENLQQAILIERERFTQMQWEMEELRQKSLEMELKLNPNQVMYLTNQLLFILKIYFSLLLPYGAVCTCMIWMISADFSQFKDEKQITETTNQLAAEEKDAMLQELNATKEQLNSISKRYEELELKSKADIKVLVKEVKSLRKSQKELKQEVGQSLSEKAEAEGQLVQERQIIKHVRNAREKLLNKCRLLHNRLLECSVNLSTDDENLIKDSSFVQEALDLLTTSDNKIILLLDEAQLLAKEEGSATGNDDIQLNNHYDSRTDDELRKIIAGIFTENANLKKQVNSHLRHKLKCDNHVKE, from the exons ATGATGCAGAGACGGAGTCCACCGAAGCACAGGCACGATGGGACTTCGCCACTGCCTCTCGGGATGGATTGGAGTCCGCCCCCTCGTAAATGG AATGGGAGAGAAACTGTTTGGCCACATGATCCTCGAACTGGATGGAGTTACTGTGTTACAATACCTTCGTGGGTTGTCCTTCCAAAATCAAGAGATTCAGATCCTGTAGTG TTTTACAGGGTACATGTGGGGGTACAATCACCAGATGGTATTACAACTACACTTGGAGTATTGAGaagatttaatgattttttgaagCTATTCAATGAA CTCAAAAAGGCATATCCCAAGAAAAGTCTTCCCCCTTCTCCACCCAAGGGGCTGTTGCGTTTGAAAAGTAGGGCTTTGTTGGAAGAG AGAAGGTGTTCATTGGAGGAGTGGATGACAAAGCTATTGTCTGACATTGACATGTCAAGAAGTGTCTCAGTGGCATCCTTTCTTGAACTAGAAGCTGCTGCGAGGTCTT CATTCCAAGAATTAAACGAATGCTCATCAGAAGCTAATATTGCTGGAAATAGCACAATTTCTTCAAAAGTTCCTTCCAGTTCAAGTATATCTCATTTTGCTGGTGGTTCGTCAATCACATCAGATTATGGTAGTGATACTGCTTATGAGACATCTGAGCTTGGGACACCTAGGTTGGGGAGAGATGACAGTTCTGAAATTGGTTCAGGAGATCTGACACTGGATGAAGATTTAACAGGTTCAATAGAAAAACTTGTGAAGTATGGTATGTCGAATATTGATGAGGGACTATTCATGGGACAGGCAATTTTGGAGCAGCTAGAAGATTTTCCTAGGCATAGAACATTGGCCATAAACATGAATAGTACTTCAGGGAAAGATATTTATAATGGAAACGGGTCCAGTGCTTCATTTATTACCGGTAATGGATTGGAACTCTTTTCTGAGCTAGAGCCGGCTAAAGTGGCTGGTCATGCTCGGAAGTTATCAACTGAAAGTTTTGGAAGTGATGTAAGTTTTCTGAGAGGTAGTGATATGTCCATTTCTGGGATTCCAAATTCATCTGTTAATGGCTTTGTTGACCTTCCTGGAACTTCTGAAGTATTATATACGAGGGGAAGTCTTGGAAACTCAGATCCTCAGTCTTCTGGAGATACAAAAATTGTTCTTCCATTGGATCAGCGTCATAAGATGAATAGGGTTCTTTTAACCATGCAGCGGAAACTAGCCACTGCAAAAACTGACATGGAGGATCTAGTAGCCAGATTAAATCAAGAAATAGCAGTGAAAGGTTATCTTACCACAAAG GTTAAGGATTTGGAAGTGGAACTTGAAAGCACCAaacaaaaaagtaaagaaaacctGCAGCAAGCTATCCTGATTGAGAGAGAAAGGTTTACGCAAATGCAGTGGGAGATGGAAGAACTTCGGCAGAAATCATTGGAAATGGAGTTGAAGTTGAATCCTAATCAGGTAATGTATTTAACTAATCAACTCctttttattcttaaaatttatttttctttgttactGCCATATGGTGCAGTGTGCACGTGCATGATATGGATGATTTCCGCagatttttctcaatttaag GATGAGAAGCAAATAACAGAGACAACCAACCAATTGGCTGCTGAGGAGAAAGATGCAATGCTGCAAGAGTTAAATGCTACTAAGGAACAGCTGAACAGTATATCAAAGCGATATGAAGAGCTAGAGCTTAAATCAAAAGCAGATATTAAAGTTCTGGTTAAAGAGGTTAAGTCTCTCAGGAAATCCCAAAAGGAACTGAAGCAGGAGGTTGGTCAGTCACTATCAGAAAAAGCTGAAGCTGAG GGACAACTAGTACAGGAAAGACAAATAATTAAGCATGTAAGAAATGCTAGAGAAAAGCTGCTCAACAAGTGCCGGCTTCTTCACAACCGGCTTCTTGAATGCAGTGTGAATTTGTCTACAGATGATGAAAATTTAATCAAAGATTCTTCCTTTGTTCAAGAAGCACTGGATTTGTTGACTACATCTGATAATAAAATCATTCTCCTACTTGACGAG GCACAACTATTAGCCAAGGAAGAAGGCAGTGCCACTGGCAATGATGATATCCAATTGAACAACCACTACGATAGTAGAACAGATGATGAGCTAAGGAAGATCATAGCAGGCATTTTCACCGAGAATGCTAACTTAAAAAAACAGGTAAATTCTCATCTACGGCATAAACTGAaatgtgataatcatgtcaaagaATAA
- the LOC107901616 gene encoding adenine phosphoribosyltransferase 5 isoform X1 has protein sequence MVEMFAAENGLKGDPRLQAISNAIRVVPHFPKQGIMFQDITTLLLDHKAFKNTVDIFVDRYKDMNISVVAGVEARGFMFGPTIALAIGAKFVPLRKPKKLPGEVIAEAYELEYGSDCLEMHVGAVEAGERAIVIDDLVATGGTLSAAISLLERVGAEVVECACVIGLREVKGQRRLNGKPLYILVEPREIDSC, from the exons atggtggaaatgtTTGCGGCTGAGAATGGACTTAAAGGAGACCCAAGGCTTCAAGCTATATCAAACGCCATAAGGGTTGTTCCTCACTTCCCAAAACAAG GGATTATGTTCCAAGACATAACAACTTTGTTGTTGGATCACAAGGCGTTTAAAAATACGGTGGACATATTTGTCGATCGATATAAAGACATGAATATCTCTGTCGTTGCTG GAGTTGAAGCAAGAGGATTCATGTTCGGTCCAACTATTGCCTTAGCCATTGGTGCGAAGTTTGTTCCTCTGCGAAAACCCAAAAAGTTGCCAG GTGAAGTGATAGCAGAAGCTTATGAGCTGGAGTATGGAAGTGACTGCTTGGAGATGCATGTTGGTGCTGTTGAGGCAGGGGAACGTGCTATTGTGATTGATGATTTGGTTGCAACTGGTGGAACTCTCTCTGCTGCCATTTCACTCTTAG AACGTGTTGGTGCTGAAGTGGTGGAATGTGCATGTGTTATCGGACTCCGGGAGGTTAAG GGACAACGTAGGCTTAATGGAAAGCCACTTTATATTCTTGTGGAGCCACGTGAAATAGATAGCTGTTGA
- the LOC107901616 gene encoding adenine phosphoribosyltransferase 5 isoform X2: MVEMFAAENGLKGDPRLQAISNAIRVVPHFPKQGIMFQDITTLLLDHKAFKNTVDIFVDRYKDMNISVVAGEVIAEAYELEYGSDCLEMHVGAVEAGERAIVIDDLVATGGTLSAAISLLERVGAEVVECACVIGLREVKGQRRLNGKPLYILVEPREIDSC, translated from the exons atggtggaaatgtTTGCGGCTGAGAATGGACTTAAAGGAGACCCAAGGCTTCAAGCTATATCAAACGCCATAAGGGTTGTTCCTCACTTCCCAAAACAAG GGATTATGTTCCAAGACATAACAACTTTGTTGTTGGATCACAAGGCGTTTAAAAATACGGTGGACATATTTGTCGATCGATATAAAGACATGAATATCTCTGTCGTTGCTG GTGAAGTGATAGCAGAAGCTTATGAGCTGGAGTATGGAAGTGACTGCTTGGAGATGCATGTTGGTGCTGTTGAGGCAGGGGAACGTGCTATTGTGATTGATGATTTGGTTGCAACTGGTGGAACTCTCTCTGCTGCCATTTCACTCTTAG AACGTGTTGGTGCTGAAGTGGTGGAATGTGCATGTGTTATCGGACTCCGGGAGGTTAAG GGACAACGTAGGCTTAATGGAAAGCCACTTTATATTCTTGTGGAGCCACGTGAAATAGATAGCTGTTGA
- the LOC107901615 gene encoding PX domain-containing protein EREL1 isoform X3, with amino-acid sequence MTKLLSDIDMSRSVSVASFLELEAAARSSFQELNECSSEANIAGNSTISSKVPSSSSISHFAGGSSITSDYGSDTAYETSELGTPRLGRDDSSEIGSGDLTLDEDLTGSIEKLVKYGMSNIDEGLFMGQAILEQLEDFPRHRTLAINMNSTSGKDIYNGNGSSASFITGNGLELFSELEPAKVAGHARKLSTESFGSDVSFLRGSDMSISGIPNSSVNGFVDLPGTSEVLYTRGSLGNSDPQSSGDTKIVLPLDQRHKMNRVLLTMQRKLATAKTDMEDLVARLNQEIAVKGYLTTKVKDLEVELESTKQKSKENLQQAILIERERFTQMQWEMEELRQKSLEMELKLNPNQVMYLTNQLLFILKIYFSLLLPYGAVCTCMIWMISADFSQFKDEKQITETTNQLAAEEKDAMLQELNATKEQLNSISKRYEELELKSKADIKVLVKEVKSLRKSQKELKQEVGQSLSEKAEAEGQLVQERQIIKHVRNAREKLLNKCRLLHNRLLECSVNLSTDDENLIKDSSFVQEALDLLTTSDNKIILLLDEAQLLAKEEGSATGNDDIQLNNHYDSRTDDELRKIIAGIFTENANLKKQVNSHLRHKLKCDNHVKE; translated from the exons ATGACAAAGCTATTGTCTGACATTGACATGTCAAGAAGTGTCTCAGTGGCATCCTTTCTTGAACTAGAAGCTGCTGCGAGGTCTT CATTCCAAGAATTAAACGAATGCTCATCAGAAGCTAATATTGCTGGAAATAGCACAATTTCTTCAAAAGTTCCTTCCAGTTCAAGTATATCTCATTTTGCTGGTGGTTCGTCAATCACATCAGATTATGGTAGTGATACTGCTTATGAGACATCTGAGCTTGGGACACCTAGGTTGGGGAGAGATGACAGTTCTGAAATTGGTTCAGGAGATCTGACACTGGATGAAGATTTAACAGGTTCAATAGAAAAACTTGTGAAGTATGGTATGTCGAATATTGATGAGGGACTATTCATGGGACAGGCAATTTTGGAGCAGCTAGAAGATTTTCCTAGGCATAGAACATTGGCCATAAACATGAATAGTACTTCAGGGAAAGATATTTATAATGGAAACGGGTCCAGTGCTTCATTTATTACCGGTAATGGATTGGAACTCTTTTCTGAGCTAGAGCCGGCTAAAGTGGCTGGTCATGCTCGGAAGTTATCAACTGAAAGTTTTGGAAGTGATGTAAGTTTTCTGAGAGGTAGTGATATGTCCATTTCTGGGATTCCAAATTCATCTGTTAATGGCTTTGTTGACCTTCCTGGAACTTCTGAAGTATTATATACGAGGGGAAGTCTTGGAAACTCAGATCCTCAGTCTTCTGGAGATACAAAAATTGTTCTTCCATTGGATCAGCGTCATAAGATGAATAGGGTTCTTTTAACCATGCAGCGGAAACTAGCCACTGCAAAAACTGACATGGAGGATCTAGTAGCCAGATTAAATCAAGAAATAGCAGTGAAAGGTTATCTTACCACAAAG GTTAAGGATTTGGAAGTGGAACTTGAAAGCACCAaacaaaaaagtaaagaaaacctGCAGCAAGCTATCCTGATTGAGAGAGAAAGGTTTACGCAAATGCAGTGGGAGATGGAAGAACTTCGGCAGAAATCATTGGAAATGGAGTTGAAGTTGAATCCTAATCAGGTAATGTATTTAACTAATCAACTCctttttattcttaaaatttatttttctttgttactGCCATATGGTGCAGTGTGCACGTGCATGATATGGATGATTTCCGCagatttttctcaatttaag GATGAGAAGCAAATAACAGAGACAACCAACCAATTGGCTGCTGAGGAGAAAGATGCAATGCTGCAAGAGTTAAATGCTACTAAGGAACAGCTGAACAGTATATCAAAGCGATATGAAGAGCTAGAGCTTAAATCAAAAGCAGATATTAAAGTTCTGGTTAAAGAGGTTAAGTCTCTCAGGAAATCCCAAAAGGAACTGAAGCAGGAGGTTGGTCAGTCACTATCAGAAAAAGCTGAAGCTGAG GGACAACTAGTACAGGAAAGACAAATAATTAAGCATGTAAGAAATGCTAGAGAAAAGCTGCTCAACAAGTGCCGGCTTCTTCACAACCGGCTTCTTGAATGCAGTGTGAATTTGTCTACAGATGATGAAAATTTAATCAAAGATTCTTCCTTTGTTCAAGAAGCACTGGATTTGTTGACTACATCTGATAATAAAATCATTCTCCTACTTGACGAG GCACAACTATTAGCCAAGGAAGAAGGCAGTGCCACTGGCAATGATGATATCCAATTGAACAACCACTACGATAGTAGAACAGATGATGAGCTAAGGAAGATCATAGCAGGCATTTTCACCGAGAATGCTAACTTAAAAAAACAGGTAAATTCTCATCTACGGCATAAACTGAaatgtgataatcatgtcaaagaATAA